One part of the Actinotignum schaalii genome encodes these proteins:
- a CDS encoding GNAT family N-acetyltransferase produces the protein MQEFTLTTPSYFLSAPRPADETALATICADPDIQRWTTIPAGYSRSDAQAFITEFAPQKWSDGSPVWLIRRGPDSAPLGCVQVDVTGDGRIGRLGFWAAKEARNTGMVTEAVRTVLEYFFDKTELAAMHWDCEVQGSDINWASAKVAWKLGFSFIGIRPAVTVNKGEVYGLFQATLQRGDAMEPAHAWFGPGEKHPAFPDPRCPEDLVRQFHETYALPIVTDGPNADRPRLPMRMSLIAEEFTELVTAAYGKAAGEQISAAFARAVDLDDETRDIVEISDALADLVYVIYGMALELGIPMADVLAEVQASNLSKLGADGRPIYREDGKVLKGPNFFNPDIPRALGLSPRD, from the coding sequence ATGCAGGAGTTCACACTAACCACGCCGTCGTACTTTCTTAGCGCTCCGCGCCCCGCGGACGAAACCGCGCTGGCCACCATCTGCGCGGACCCGGATATTCAACGCTGGACCACGATCCCGGCCGGCTATTCACGCTCGGATGCCCAAGCGTTCATCACCGAGTTCGCGCCGCAGAAGTGGTCTGATGGTTCGCCGGTATGGTTGATCCGCCGCGGGCCTGATTCCGCGCCGCTAGGCTGCGTGCAAGTGGATGTGACCGGAGACGGGCGCATCGGTCGGCTCGGTTTTTGGGCTGCCAAAGAGGCTCGTAATACCGGGATGGTGACGGAGGCAGTTCGCACCGTCCTGGAGTATTTCTTCGATAAGACCGAGCTGGCGGCGATGCACTGGGATTGTGAAGTGCAGGGTTCGGATATCAATTGGGCTTCGGCGAAGGTCGCCTGGAAGCTCGGGTTTTCTTTTATCGGTATCCGACCGGCCGTCACGGTGAATAAGGGCGAGGTTTACGGCTTGTTCCAGGCAACTCTCCAGCGCGGGGATGCTATGGAGCCCGCGCATGCCTGGTTTGGCCCCGGTGAGAAGCATCCGGCTTTTCCTGATCCGCGCTGCCCGGAGGATTTGGTGCGCCAATTCCACGAAACGTACGCGCTTCCTATTGTCACCGACGGGCCGAATGCGGATCGGCCGCGCCTGCCGATGCGCATGTCCCTTATCGCGGAGGAATTTACCGAATTGGTGACGGCCGCCTACGGGAAGGCGGCCGGTGAACAGATCAGCGCGGCTTTCGCGCGGGCTGTGGATCTGGATGACGAAACCCGGGATATCGTTGAGATTTCGGATGCGCTCGCGGATTTGGTATACGTGATTTACGGGATGGCCCTGGAACTGGGCATTCCTATGGCCGATGTGCTTGCCGAGGTGCAGGCCTCGAATTTGTCGAAGCTCGGGGCGGACGGGCGGCCGATTTACCGGGAGGACGGCAAGGTGCTCAAGGGCCCGAATTTTTTCAATCCGGATATTCCGCGAGCTTTGGGGCTCTCCCCGCGCGATTAG
- a CDS encoding error-prone DNA polymerase: MTTLITSSPYVPYAELHAHSAFSFLDGANLPEALVQGCLDLRIEALALTDHNGFPGVMQLAQAGRDTGLPTITGTEITLDSTQLREGPDPEDDHLVFLARTPAGYQHLSRAIGTAMLASGAKGIAHHTLAQLARNNGDILVLTGGCRKSALRRILDTQRGSEARRAARQELDLLISTFGKDNVVVELTSHAGPLDAQRCDLLEELARETGVRAAVTGNVHYAHPADLPIADIFAATRARRTLDEIDPYLPAAGAYLRSGHDWRILHRGRERYLEAAARIAEECAFDLSLVAPNLPPFPVPEGYTEATWLRELVLRKARERYGTPADYPRAWEVIEHELEVITQLGFPGYFLIVEEIVAFCHSRNIWCQGRGSAANSAVCFALGITAVDAVKHAMLFERFLSPGRSGPPDIDIDIESSRREEVIQHVYERYGRACAAQVANVISYRPRSAIRDVARAFGYPEGHIDQWASAFHHRSISPGGGAQPQPAGLPERVAALATRIQQLPRHLGIHSSGMVLCDRPVIDVCPVGWASKPGRTVLQWDKDDCATAGLVKFDLLGLGMLTALRISFTELTRRGILAPNGQPLSLHNVPSEDPEVYALLQAADTVGVFQVESRAQIATLPRLKPECFYDLVIEVALIRPGPIQGGSVNPYLRRKQGKEKVTYPHPLLKNALEKTLGVPLFQEQLMHIAIDAAGFTPAQADQLRKAMGSKRSAARMERLRGQLMEGMEKQGITDPEVRAEIYEKLAAFAEFGFPESHAFSFAYLVYASAWLKVHHPEEFYMGLLNAQPMGFYSPQSLVADARRHHLVVRRADVTHSHEHASVEELPDTQDHPKREHPRIHVDSRRYLQLGLSSIKGLGSAATQRILTARARAPFRDLADLAQRARLKTADIEILSRAGATDSLGVSRREGVWIAQAVSNAELAHGSTYQPAIPGTEPFGAVPQLPALTAVEQAHADLRATGISPDSYPTQFIRPALTARGILTVSAASMHPEKSRCKVAGLVTHRQRPHTAKGITFLNLEDETGMLNVLITPQLWERYREIARTSNALVIRGMVERDGGAAVFHADGIETIPLGINLPSRDFR, translated from the coding sequence ATGACCACTCTTATCACTAGCTCTCCCTATGTCCCGTACGCGGAACTGCATGCCCACTCGGCTTTCAGTTTTCTTGACGGAGCCAACCTGCCCGAAGCCCTCGTGCAAGGCTGCCTAGATCTGCGTATCGAAGCCCTCGCCCTCACCGATCACAATGGATTTCCCGGCGTCATGCAGCTCGCGCAAGCCGGGCGGGATACCGGCCTCCCCACCATCACCGGCACCGAAATAACGCTGGATAGCACCCAACTGCGCGAAGGCCCGGATCCGGAAGATGACCATCTTGTGTTCCTTGCCCGCACCCCGGCCGGATACCAGCACCTCTCCCGCGCTATCGGAACGGCCATGCTCGCCAGCGGTGCAAAAGGAATTGCGCACCATACGCTGGCTCAGCTTGCCCGCAATAATGGCGATATTCTCGTCCTCACCGGCGGCTGCCGCAAAAGCGCACTCCGCCGGATTCTTGACACCCAACGCGGCAGCGAGGCCCGCCGCGCCGCCCGGCAAGAACTTGACCTTCTTATCAGCACCTTTGGGAAAGATAACGTCGTCGTGGAACTCACCTCCCACGCCGGGCCGCTTGACGCACAGCGATGCGATCTTCTCGAAGAACTGGCCCGGGAAACCGGAGTTCGCGCGGCAGTAACAGGAAACGTCCACTACGCGCATCCCGCAGACCTCCCGATTGCCGATATATTCGCCGCCACCCGGGCCCGCCGCACCCTCGATGAGATAGATCCCTACCTTCCCGCCGCCGGGGCCTATTTACGCTCCGGCCACGACTGGCGCATCCTGCACCGCGGGCGCGAACGCTACCTGGAAGCCGCAGCCCGCATCGCCGAAGAATGCGCCTTTGACCTCTCCCTCGTCGCGCCGAATCTTCCCCCGTTCCCGGTCCCGGAAGGCTATACCGAAGCCACATGGCTGAGGGAACTAGTGCTGCGCAAAGCCCGCGAACGCTACGGAACACCGGCGGACTACCCGCGCGCCTGGGAGGTAATCGAGCACGAACTCGAGGTCATTACCCAGCTGGGTTTCCCCGGATATTTCCTCATCGTGGAAGAAATAGTGGCCTTTTGCCACTCTCGCAATATTTGGTGTCAGGGGCGCGGCTCGGCCGCGAACTCCGCCGTATGCTTCGCCCTGGGAATCACCGCGGTCGATGCCGTGAAACACGCCATGCTTTTCGAGCGATTTTTATCCCCGGGGCGCTCGGGGCCACCCGATATCGATATCGACATCGAATCCTCACGCCGCGAAGAAGTCATCCAGCATGTATATGAACGGTACGGGCGTGCCTGCGCGGCTCAGGTCGCCAATGTCATCTCCTATCGGCCCCGCTCAGCTATCAGAGATGTGGCCCGCGCCTTCGGATACCCGGAAGGTCATATCGATCAATGGGCATCGGCATTCCACCATCGCAGTATCAGCCCGGGCGGCGGCGCCCAGCCCCAGCCCGCCGGGCTACCCGAACGCGTCGCTGCGCTGGCTACCCGGATACAGCAGCTCCCGCGGCATCTTGGAATCCATTCCTCCGGAATGGTGCTTTGCGACCGCCCGGTTATTGATGTATGCCCGGTGGGGTGGGCATCCAAACCGGGAAGAACAGTATTGCAATGGGATAAAGACGATTGCGCGACCGCCGGGCTCGTGAAATTCGATCTTCTCGGGCTCGGAATGCTCACCGCCTTGCGTATCAGCTTCACCGAACTCACCCGCCGCGGAATTCTCGCGCCCAACGGCCAGCCCCTCAGTTTGCATAATGTCCCCTCGGAGGACCCGGAGGTTTATGCCCTCCTCCAAGCAGCCGATACCGTCGGAGTCTTCCAGGTGGAATCCCGCGCGCAGATCGCCACCCTGCCGCGCCTGAAACCCGAATGCTTCTACGATCTGGTTATTGAGGTGGCTCTCATCCGTCCCGGCCCCATCCAAGGCGGATCCGTCAATCCCTATCTGCGGCGCAAACAGGGGAAAGAAAAAGTGACCTATCCGCACCCGCTCCTGAAAAACGCGCTGGAAAAAACCCTGGGGGTGCCGCTCTTCCAAGAACAACTCATGCATATTGCCATTGACGCCGCAGGATTCACCCCCGCACAAGCCGACCAGCTCCGCAAGGCCATGGGCTCGAAACGCTCCGCGGCCCGCATGGAACGCCTGCGCGGCCAACTCATGGAAGGCATGGAAAAACAGGGGATTACGGATCCGGAGGTGCGTGCGGAGATCTATGAGAAACTCGCCGCCTTCGCTGAATTCGGTTTCCCCGAATCCCACGCCTTTTCCTTCGCCTACCTCGTTTATGCTTCCGCCTGGCTGAAAGTTCACCACCCGGAAGAGTTCTATATGGGTCTGCTCAATGCGCAACCGATGGGCTTTTACTCCCCGCAATCCCTCGTTGCCGATGCGAGGCGGCATCACCTCGTGGTGCGGCGGGCCGATGTCACGCATTCGCACGAACACGCCAGCGTGGAAGAACTACCCGATACGCAAGATCATCCGAAACGGGAACACCCGCGTATCCACGTGGATAGCCGCCGCTACCTCCAGCTCGGGCTCAGCAGCATCAAGGGCCTCGGGAGTGCGGCCACACAGCGAATCCTCACGGCCCGCGCCCGGGCACCCTTCCGTGACCTCGCTGACCTAGCGCAGCGCGCCCGGTTGAAAACAGCAGATATCGAAATTCTTTCCCGCGCCGGAGCCACAGACAGTTTGGGCGTAAGCAGGCGGGAAGGCGTCTGGATAGCCCAGGCAGTGAGCAATGCTGAGTTAGCACACGGAAGCACATATCAGCCCGCGATCCCCGGAACCGAACCTTTCGGTGCGGTGCCCCAGCTCCCGGCCCTCACCGCCGTGGAACAAGCCCATGCGGACCTGCGCGCCACCGGAATTTCTCCCGATTCCTACCCGACGCAATTTATTCGCCCGGCCCTCACCGCACGCGGGATCCTCACGGTGTCCGCGGCATCCATGCACCCTGAAAAAAGCAGGTGCAAAGTGGCCGGACTGGTTACCCACCGCCAGCGGCCCCATACCGCGAAAGGAATTACCTTCCTCAACCTCGAGGATGAAACCGGGATGCTCAACGTCCTTATCACCCCGCAGCTATGGGAACGCTATCGGGAGATTGCGCGCACCTCGAACGCCCTGGTGATCCGCGGGATGGTCGAACGCGATGGCGGAGCCGCTGTGTTCCACGCGGATGGAATCGAAACTATCCCGCTCGGGATCAACCTGCCCTCCCGGGATTTCCGCTAG
- a CDS encoding aldo/keto reductase, which yields MDYRAVGASGLLVSALGLGTLTWGRDTDEEEARGQLRAFLDAGGTLVDTSPAFGDGAAEALLGSLLSSFFGDDAARSQLTICTRVGFLDNPSGPSYSVSRAGIARSLDASLARLGIATVDIAVAGGPDGITPDEETALALAGLVMRGKARYIGVSGYAPWRVAAMQTLLRERHLPALTVVEEEYSLVERSVETAMLPMCEAMGIGLLATSALGRGVLTGKYRHAIPATSRAASDHLAAFVAPYLDEGPRRIVEAVAKAAEGLNWNPAEVALGWLMATPVSAALVGARTASQLTSLLGGNLAGDEELPDLVIEALNDIS from the coding sequence ATGGATTATCGTGCGGTTGGTGCCAGCGGGCTTCTTGTATCCGCGCTCGGCTTGGGAACGCTCACGTGGGGTCGCGATACCGATGAGGAGGAGGCCCGCGGGCAGTTGCGCGCCTTTCTGGACGCCGGCGGCACCCTCGTGGATACCTCGCCCGCTTTCGGGGACGGTGCAGCAGAAGCGCTGCTCGGCTCCTTGCTCAGCTCTTTTTTCGGCGACGACGCCGCCCGCTCGCAGCTCACCATCTGCACCCGCGTAGGTTTCCTCGATAATCCGAGCGGTCCCAGCTATAGCGTGTCGCGAGCCGGGATTGCACGTTCCCTTGATGCGTCCCTCGCTCGGCTCGGTATCGCCACCGTGGATATTGCAGTGGCCGGTGGCCCCGATGGCATCACCCCGGATGAGGAAACTGCGCTCGCCCTGGCTGGGTTGGTGATGCGAGGCAAGGCACGCTATATCGGGGTATCGGGATATGCGCCCTGGCGGGTGGCGGCTATGCAAACCCTGCTGCGCGAACGCCACCTACCCGCGCTCACCGTGGTGGAAGAAGAGTATTCCCTGGTGGAGCGGAGTGTTGAAACAGCCATGCTGCCGATGTGCGAGGCCATGGGTATCGGGCTGCTTGCCACCTCGGCCCTCGGGCGCGGGGTACTCACCGGGAAATACCGGCATGCGATCCCGGCGACCTCGCGGGCGGCTTCCGATCATTTGGCTGCTTTTGTAGCTCCCTATTTAGACGAGGGGCCGCGCCGGATTGTGGAGGCGGTGGCGAAAGCCGCCGAGGGCCTGAACTGGAATCCCGCTGAGGTTGCCCTGGGTTGGCTCATGGCCACCCCGGTGAGCGCCGCTCTGGTGGGCGCGCGCACCGCCAGCCAATTAACCAGCTTGCTCGGGGGAAACCTCGCGGGTGATGAGGAGCTCCCCGATCTGGTGATCGAGGCGCTCAACGATATTTCTTAG
- a CDS encoding undecaprenyl-diphosphate phosphatase produces MGYLEAAILGLVQALTEFLPISSSAHIRIVGDFFGWGDPGAAFTAIIQLGTEAAVLCYFWKDIVRIIRKWLCSWTGRVARTDADVRMGWVVIIGTLPIGLLGLLFADTIETSLRNLYITAAVLALFAIFLGLADRWASQRKDLRDMSYRDGLLLGFGQALALIPGVSRSGGTITTGLLLGYTREAAARVSFLMAVPAVLLSGFYQLVKYAGDASIPAGPTILATAISFVFGYAVIVWFLRLVSTRSYLPFVIYRLGLAALVVVLLGAGVLSVF; encoded by the coding sequence GTGGGTTATCTAGAAGCAGCCATTCTTGGCCTTGTGCAAGCGCTAACGGAATTCTTGCCGATTTCTTCTTCGGCGCATATCCGCATTGTCGGTGATTTTTTCGGGTGGGGCGATCCGGGCGCGGCTTTCACCGCGATTATTCAACTGGGCACCGAAGCCGCGGTGCTGTGCTACTTCTGGAAAGACATCGTGCGCATTATCCGCAAGTGGTTGTGCTCGTGGACCGGGCGGGTGGCGCGCACGGACGCGGATGTGCGCATGGGCTGGGTCGTTATTATCGGCACGTTGCCGATCGGTCTCCTCGGCCTGCTTTTCGCGGACACCATCGAAACGTCGCTGCGTAATCTCTATATCACCGCGGCCGTGCTCGCGCTCTTCGCGATTTTCTTAGGGCTAGCGGATCGCTGGGCGAGCCAGCGCAAAGACCTGCGCGATATGAGCTACCGCGACGGTTTACTCCTCGGTTTCGGGCAGGCTCTCGCCCTTATTCCGGGGGTGTCGCGTTCGGGCGGCACGATTACCACCGGCCTGCTCCTCGGCTATACCCGCGAGGCAGCGGCGCGGGTCTCCTTCCTCATGGCCGTGCCGGCGGTGCTGCTCTCGGGCTTCTACCAGCTGGTCAAATACGCCGGTGACGCCTCGATTCCGGCCGGACCGACGATTCTTGCCACGGCGATTTCTTTTGTTTTCGGGTACGCGGTGATCGTGTGGTTCTTGCGTCTGGTCTCCACGCGTTCGTACCTGCCTTTCGTGATCTATCGCTTGGGGCTGGCGGCGCTCGTGGTGGTGTTGCTCGGCGCCGGCGTGCTTTCTGTTTTTTAA
- a CDS encoding tRNA (adenine-N1)-methyltransferase → MTLRRGPFRPGERVQLTDPKGRHYTINLTVDGYFQSTRGSFRHSELIGKEEGSLITTEEGREFLALRPLLSDYVLSMPRGATIVYPKDAAQITHTADIYPGARVFEAGVGSGALSISLLQAVGSEGFLLSAERRPEFAEIAQANLVSWWGSHPENWQVECGEAADILAAHPAGFDRVILDMLAPWEIIPAAAQALVPGGVFLAYVATTTQLSRCAEDLKATGLFTGPEASETLVRTWHLEGLAVRPDHRMVAHTGFLIVARRLAGPTQLTPASRPAKGAYAEPMPWENPDAEPLQERPIAEKKLRKVRRDLAHRADVEESGVSTPGEHSRQMAEKIAAEIAEREAEKRRQGEESRYVEKQRQGADAGYVEEQRDPEPAQNFED, encoded by the coding sequence ATGACACTACGACGAGGCCCCTTCCGCCCCGGTGAACGCGTTCAACTCACCGATCCCAAAGGGCGGCATTACACCATCAATCTCACGGTTGATGGCTATTTCCAGTCCACGCGCGGCTCTTTCCGCCACAGCGAGCTCATCGGGAAAGAAGAAGGCAGCCTCATCACCACGGAAGAAGGCCGCGAATTCCTCGCGCTGCGCCCGCTTCTGAGCGATTACGTGCTCTCGATGCCGCGCGGCGCCACCATTGTCTACCCGAAAGATGCGGCGCAAATCACCCACACTGCGGATATTTATCCGGGGGCACGGGTTTTTGAAGCGGGGGTCGGTTCCGGTGCTCTCTCCATTTCCCTGCTCCAAGCGGTAGGTTCCGAAGGTTTTCTTCTCAGCGCGGAACGCCGCCCGGAATTCGCGGAGATCGCGCAGGCCAATCTGGTGTCCTGGTGGGGGAGCCACCCGGAAAACTGGCAGGTGGAATGCGGGGAAGCAGCTGATATTTTGGCTGCGCACCCGGCCGGTTTTGATCGCGTTATCCTCGATATGCTCGCTCCCTGGGAAATTATTCCGGCAGCCGCGCAGGCTTTGGTACCCGGCGGAGTTTTCCTCGCTTACGTTGCAACGACGACGCAGCTCTCCCGCTGCGCCGAAGATCTCAAAGCAACGGGACTTTTCACCGGCCCGGAAGCCAGTGAAACACTGGTGCGCACCTGGCATTTAGAAGGGCTCGCGGTGCGCCCCGATCACCGGATGGTCGCGCATACCGGCTTCCTTATTGTGGCGCGCCGCTTAGCCGGACCCACCCAGCTAACTCCGGCATCCCGCCCGGCCAAGGGCGCCTACGCCGAACCGATGCCCTGGGAAAACCCAGACGCTGAACCGCTCCAGGAACGCCCGATTGCGGAAAAGAAACTGCGTAAAGTCCGCCGCGATCTAGCGCACCGGGCCGATGTGGAAGAAAGCGGGGTATCCACCCCGGGAGAACATTCCCGCCAGATGGCTGAGAAAATCGCGGCAGAAATCGCCGAACGTGAAGCGGAAAAGCGGCGGCAGGGCGAAGAATCTCGGTACGTCGAAAAACAGCGGCAAGGAGCGGACGCGGGATACGTGGAAGAGCAGCGGGACCCGGAGCCAGCACAGAACTTTGAGGACTAG
- a CDS encoding RecB family exonuclease, translating to MTRHAALSPSRAKDFKQCPLLFRFRSVDRLPEAPSLAALRGTLVHSVLEYLYAAPQQARTEEYAQSLLLPRWEAHLEKSPQDADLFESADALSEWLEQARALISNYFHMENPRFLAPRDREKFINARLPSGLALRGIVDRIDAAPDGALRVVDYKTGKSPHPRYQNEALYQMRFYALLLELTEGQRPARTQLVYLKDGRTLTYDPLPEDTRRIAMDLEETWRDIAARLDSGEFEPRTSRLCDWCYFQQICPAYGGTPPPLSTEGVEQMRTAHS from the coding sequence ATGACTCGTCACGCCGCACTATCACCATCACGTGCCAAAGATTTCAAGCAGTGCCCGCTGCTCTTCCGCTTCCGGAGCGTGGATCGCCTCCCCGAAGCACCCTCCCTCGCCGCGCTGCGCGGCACCCTGGTGCATTCGGTTCTGGAATACCTGTACGCCGCACCACAGCAAGCCCGCACCGAAGAATACGCCCAGTCCCTCCTGCTACCGCGTTGGGAGGCGCACCTGGAAAAATCCCCGCAGGATGCTGATCTTTTTGAGTCCGCGGATGCGCTCTCGGAATGGCTGGAACAGGCCCGTGCGCTTATTAGCAACTATTTCCACATGGAGAATCCGCGGTTTTTGGCGCCGCGGGATCGGGAAAAATTCATTAATGCTCGCCTGCCCTCCGGTTTGGCCCTGCGCGGAATCGTGGATCGTATCGATGCGGCTCCCGATGGGGCCTTGCGGGTGGTGGACTACAAAACCGGGAAGTCCCCGCATCCGCGCTACCAGAACGAAGCGCTCTACCAGATGCGTTTTTATGCGCTGCTGTTGGAATTGACGGAAGGGCAGCGCCCGGCCCGCACCCAGCTTGTTTACCTCAAGGATGGGCGCACTCTCACCTATGATCCCCTCCCGGAAGATACCCGGCGTATCGCCATGGATCTGGAGGAAACCTGGCGGGATATTGCCGCGCGCCTGGATTCCGGGGAATTCGAACCGCGCACCTCCCGCCTGTGCGATTGGTGCTATTTCCAGCAGATCTGCCCGGCTTACGGCGGAACTCCCCCGCCGCTCAGCACGGAGGGGGTGGAGCAGATGCGCACGGCACATAGTTAG
- a CDS encoding M3 family metallopeptidase encodes MNTLLPDFSHVTPASQLARVLDLMEHQRGVVASLLEVTEAPTVENFLRPFELSGAELEVEASIFYTYCSSIGGAEWDRVEAELSPKMTAHEDALYMDPRLYRRFEQLCQADLDPETAYTAREHLKRCQQSGAGLDEAARGELAAINNRMAELSTEIGQRIVQAGLDDAVEFTEAELSGLSASQREGLAGEAAAADSSAAYLATLRLPTQQPLLDNLDDAAARARLLDASVRRCDGHDAATDTRESILELVRLRARAAKLLGYPNHAAYVAANSSAGTLENIDALLSPMMAPIARNVAAEAEELAAFVKERWGKESFTASDWVRAQNQARAEKFSIDDEALTPYLELDNVLEKGVFYAANRLYGLTFTRTEEHGYTDDVIVWKVAEEDGTFLGYFLGDYYARPGKRGGAWMHAIVQKSAEGSPASVICNNLNITKPAPGEPTLLSWDEVETAFHEFGHALHGFLSDVRWPSVAGTNVPRDFVEYPSQVNEIWARHPEVLSRYARHYQTGEVLPAAQTEALVASRGYGAGFRMCEIEQAVLLDQAWHRLGEADVPASPADFEAFEEKALQATGVQHDLVPPRYRSAYFNHVFSGGYSAGYYSYTWCEALDADTVAWFQNDAAREGDLGLNRQAGEKLRREVLARGNSRDPKESFAALLGRDVDATALLKRHGLLES; translated from the coding sequence ATGAATACTCTCTTACCTGATTTTTCGCATGTGACCCCGGCATCCCAGCTTGCCAGGGTCCTTGATTTGATGGAGCACCAGCGCGGCGTCGTCGCCTCTCTTCTCGAGGTTACCGAGGCGCCCACCGTTGAAAATTTCTTGCGCCCCTTTGAACTCTCCGGCGCAGAGCTTGAGGTGGAAGCCTCGATTTTCTACACCTATTGTTCCTCGATTGGCGGGGCGGAGTGGGATCGCGTTGAGGCCGAGCTCAGCCCGAAGATGACCGCGCACGAGGACGCTTTGTACATGGATCCGCGGTTGTACCGGCGTTTTGAGCAGCTGTGCCAGGCGGATCTGGATCCGGAAACCGCGTATACCGCCCGTGAGCATCTCAAGCGCTGCCAGCAATCCGGCGCCGGGCTCGACGAGGCCGCGCGCGGCGAACTGGCCGCTATTAATAACCGCATGGCCGAGCTTTCCACCGAGATCGGCCAGCGCATTGTGCAGGCCGGCCTGGATGACGCGGTGGAGTTCACCGAAGCGGAACTGAGCGGGCTTTCGGCTTCGCAGCGCGAAGGCCTGGCCGGGGAGGCCGCCGCCGCGGATAGCTCGGCCGCCTATCTCGCCACCCTGCGCCTGCCCACCCAGCAGCCGTTGCTGGATAATTTGGACGACGCCGCAGCCCGCGCCCGCCTCCTGGATGCGTCCGTGCGGCGTTGCGATGGTCATGACGCGGCCACCGATACCCGCGAGTCGATTCTGGAGCTGGTGCGGCTGCGGGCCCGGGCCGCCAAGCTGCTCGGCTACCCGAACCATGCCGCCTACGTGGCCGCGAATTCTTCAGCCGGGACGCTCGAAAATATCGATGCGCTCCTCTCCCCCATGATGGCGCCCATTGCCCGCAATGTTGCTGCCGAAGCTGAGGAGCTGGCCGCCTTCGTCAAGGAACGCTGGGGGAAGGAGAGCTTCACCGCCAGCGATTGGGTGCGGGCCCAGAATCAGGCGCGCGCTGAAAAGTTCAGCATTGATGACGAGGCCCTCACCCCGTATCTCGAACTCGATAACGTGCTGGAAAAGGGTGTTTTCTACGCGGCTAATAGGCTCTACGGCCTGACTTTCACCCGCACCGAAGAACACGGGTACACCGATGACGTGATCGTGTGGAAGGTTGCCGAAGAGGACGGCACTTTCCTCGGCTACTTCCTGGGTGATTACTACGCGCGGCCCGGTAAGCGCGGGGGTGCGTGGATGCACGCTATCGTGCAGAAATCCGCGGAGGGCTCCCCCGCTTCGGTTATCTGCAATAACCTCAATATCACCAAGCCGGCTCCCGGCGAGCCTACCTTGCTGAGCTGGGACGAAGTGGAAACTGCTTTCCATGAATTCGGGCATGCACTGCACGGTTTCCTTTCCGACGTGCGCTGGCCTTCGGTGGCCGGAACGAATGTTCCGCGTGATTTTGTGGAGTATCCCTCCCAGGTCAATGAGATTTGGGCGCGGCACCCGGAGGTGCTCTCGCGTTACGCGCGCCACTACCAGACCGGAGAGGTGCTGCCCGCCGCCCAAACCGAGGCGCTTGTTGCGTCGCGCGGCTACGGCGCTGGCTTCCGCATGTGCGAAATCGAGCAGGCGGTGCTTCTGGATCAGGCCTGGCATCGCCTCGGTGAGGCCGACGTGCCGGCCAGCCCCGCGGACTTTGAAGCCTTCGAGGAGAAAGCTTTGCAGGCCACGGGCGTGCAGCATGACCTGGTGCCCCCGCGTTACCGCAGCGCTTACTTCAATCACGTTTTCTCCGGTGGGTATTCTGCCGGGTACTACTCCTACACCTGGTGCGAGGCCCTGGACGCGGATACGGTGGCGTGGTTCCAGAACGACGCCGCCCGCGAGGGCGATCTTGGCTTGAATCGCCAGGCTGGCGAGAAGTTGCGCCGTGAGGTGCTCGCGCGGGGTAATTCGCGTGATCCGAAGGAGTCCTTCGCGGCGCTGCTCGGGCGGGATGTGGATGCCACCGCGCTGCTCAAGCGGCACGGGTTGTTGGAGAGCTAA